Proteins from one Cellulosilyticum lentocellum DSM 5427 genomic window:
- a CDS encoding DUF739 family protein encodes MTNTLELEIAIKRAGITKRKLAEMLGLSEMGLYKKINNITEFKASEIAKLAEILDLKNKDEIFFNQEVI; translated from the coding sequence ATGACGAATACATTAGAACTAGAGATTGCAATTAAAAGAGCTGGCATAACAAAGCGAAAATTAGCAGAAATGCTTGGTTTATCAGAAATGGGGTTATACAAAAAAATTAATAACATAACAGAGTTTAAAGCTAGTGAGATTGCAAAGTTAGCCGAAATATTAGACTTAAAAAACAAGGATGAAATTTTTTTTAATCAAGAAGTGATTTAA
- a CDS encoding DUF4373 domain-containing protein, whose amino-acid sequence MARPKKIGIDYFPLDVTAGIDDEIELLEAKFGLVGFAIFIKLLQAIYKNGYYSNWTEKEQLLFVKRVNVEGTLVNDVINTCLQWKLFNSNLFEQYQILTSHGIQQRFLLAVGRRVSVELDEKYILLSEKEISETKTIVNVTKTTVNACKNTQSKVKESKVKESRVNNKDISRFTPPTLEEIKSYCKERNNTIDAEIFIDFYSSKGWMIGKNKMKDWKAAIRTWERKSDNGSYTGSAPKNTSNVEYESEIDRALRVYGRTTADLKLEDEKLPF is encoded by the coding sequence TTGGCAAGGCCTAAGAAAATTGGTATTGATTATTTCCCACTTGACGTAACAGCCGGGATTGATGATGAAATTGAATTGCTTGAGGCAAAGTTTGGCCTTGTAGGATTTGCTATTTTCATCAAATTACTACAAGCAATTTATAAAAATGGTTACTACAGTAATTGGACAGAAAAAGAGCAATTATTATTTGTAAAGCGGGTTAATGTAGAGGGAACATTAGTAAATGATGTAATAAATACATGCTTGCAATGGAAATTGTTTAATAGCAATTTATTTGAACAGTATCAAATATTAACTTCACATGGTATACAACAAAGATTTTTATTAGCAGTTGGAAGAAGAGTGAGTGTAGAACTTGATGAAAAATACATTCTTTTGAGTGAAAAAGAGATTTCAGAAACAAAAACTATAGTTAATGTTACGAAAACTACAGTTAATGCATGCAAAAATACACAAAGTAAAGTAAAGGAAAGTAAAGTAAAGGAAAGTAGAGTAAATAATAAAGATATTAGTCGTTTCACTCCACCTACACTAGAAGAAATTAAAAGTTATTGTAAAGAAAGAAATAACACTATAGATGCTGAAATATTTATAGACTTTTATTCTTCTAAAGGTTGGATGATAGGTAAAAATAAAATGAAAGATTGGAAGGCAGCAATTAGAACGTGGGAAAGGAAGTCTGATAATGGAAGCTATACAGGAAGTGCTCCAAAGAATACAAGTAATGTCGAATACGAAAGCGAAATCGACAGAGCATTACGAGTTTATGGAAGAACAACAGCAGACCTCAAGCTTGAAGATGAAAAACTCCCCTTCTAA
- a CDS encoding helix-turn-helix domain-containing protein: MNSLIVNINAFRKARGITQKKLAEMIGRTESSIRKYENGMVEPPISVVIDIYKALGIKLTLTYEAISEDGDDK; encoded by the coding sequence ATGAATAGTTTAATTGTAAACATTAATGCATTTAGAAAAGCTAGAGGTATCACGCAGAAAAAACTAGCTGAAATGATTGGAAGGACAGAGAGTTCAATAAGAAAGTACGAGAATGGAATGGTAGAGCCTCCAATAAGTGTTGTAATTGATATCTACAAGGCATTAGGCATCAAGCTAACACTCACATATGAAGCTATATCCGAGGATGGTGATGACAAATGA
- a CDS encoding recombinase RecT, translating to MSDKKELVLKETHSRLNQLLATKMEAMPKDFNQTRFLQNCMTVLQDTKGIENCHPVSIARTLLKGAFLGLDFFQRECYAIPYGGELQFQTDYKGETKMAKKYSIRDIKDIYAKVVRKGDEFKEEIVAGQQVVDFKPLPFNDAEIIGAFAVVLYQDGGMEYETMSTKQIEGIRDNFSKMKNGLMWTKTPEEAYKKTVLRRLTKKIEKDFASIDQAKAYEESSDMQFKQDEQKQDAKDPFADAVDVEFTEETEGQVRLDGEADGAK from the coding sequence ATGTCAGATAAAAAAGAATTAGTTTTAAAAGAAACCCATAGCAGGTTAAACCAGCTATTAGCTACAAAGATGGAGGCAATGCCAAAGGATTTTAATCAAACTAGATTTCTTCAAAATTGTATGACTGTTTTACAGGATACAAAAGGCATTGAAAATTGCCATCCGGTAAGCATTGCTAGAACATTGCTAAAAGGTGCATTTCTTGGTTTGGATTTTTTTCAAAGAGAGTGCTATGCAATTCCTTATGGTGGTGAGCTGCAATTCCAAACAGATTACAAAGGCGAAACCAAGATGGCTAAGAAGTATAGCATTAGGGACATTAAGGATATTTACGCTAAGGTAGTCAGAAAAGGGGATGAATTTAAAGAGGAAATTGTTGCAGGTCAACAAGTAGTAGACTTTAAACCTCTACCATTTAATGATGCTGAGATTATCGGGGCTTTTGCAGTAGTTCTTTATCAAGATGGTGGAATGGAATATGAGACTATGAGCACAAAGCAAATAGAAGGTATTAGAGATAATTTTAGCAAAATGAAAAATGGTTTAATGTGGACAAAGACACCAGAGGAAGCTTATAAGAAAACAGTTTTAAGAAGGCTTACAAAGAAAATTGAAAAAGATTTTGCTAGTATTGATCAGGCAAAAGCGTATGAAGAATCCAGTGATATGCAATTCAAGCAAGATGAACAAAAACAAGATGCTAAAGATCCTTTTGCAGATGCAGTAGATGTTGAATTTACAGAAGAAACAGAAGGACAAGTAAGACTTGATGGTGAAGCTGATGGAGCTAAATAG
- a CDS encoding ORF6C domain-containing protein — MQELMIFEGKQVEVFEFQGKVLFNPKHVAECLGIKNVNDNISRMNENQVIKLKNSDIGKTDIRKLNNAGENFLTESGVYKLIFKSHKEEAERFQDWVTDVVLTSIRKTGTYSTGQKPTSAMEELRMHYRALEEHSQEIQEVKAEVADLKDNMPLFNVECKEIQSLVKKTGTKVLGGYKSNAYNDNSLRGKVYSDIQKQLRREFGVEKYEAIKRSQFDVAKQIVDEYKAPTVLIQEINLLNSQTTLFDKK, encoded by the coding sequence ATGCAAGAACTAATGATTTTTGAAGGTAAGCAAGTAGAAGTGTTTGAATTTCAAGGCAAGGTTTTATTTAATCCAAAGCACGTAGCCGAGTGTTTAGGAATTAAAAATGTTAATGATAATATTAGCAGAATGAATGAAAACCAAGTAATTAAACTCAAAAATTCAGATATCGGCAAAACCGACATCCGAAAATTAAACAACGCAGGAGAGAACTTCTTAACAGAAAGCGGAGTTTACAAACTAATATTTAAATCACACAAAGAAGAAGCAGAACGTTTTCAAGATTGGGTTACGGATGTAGTCTTAACATCCATCAGAAAGACAGGTACATATTCAACTGGGCAAAAGCCAACCTCAGCAATGGAAGAACTTAGAATGCATTATCGAGCATTAGAGGAACATAGTCAAGAAATTCAAGAAGTCAAGGCAGAAGTAGCAGACCTAAAAGACAATATGCCACTATTCAATGTTGAATGTAAGGAAATTCAATCATTAGTAAAGAAAACAGGAACAAAGGTTTTGGGTGGATACAAGTCAAATGCTTACAATGACAATTCTCTTAGAGGAAAGGTTTATTCAGATATTCAAAAACAGTTAAGAAGAGAATTTGGTGTTGAGAAGTACGAAGCAATCAAGCGTAGCCAGTTTGATGTTGCTAAACAGATTGTTGACGAATACAAAGCACCAACAGTGCTAATACAAGAGATTAATTTATTGAACTCACAAACAACATTGTTTGATAAGAAATAA
- a CDS encoding PD-(D/E)XK nuclease-like domain-containing protein: MELNRKNYFSKEAESAFMGSSSFKAWDILHAGGCEARELAKHNGEWQEKENDAYLLGSYVHAWNEGNLKEFIIEHPEMFKKDGSIYAKFALGDVMINTLKNDALVERFRDGAEKERIFTGKISGIPFKIQIDILNIEKGYFADIKTTKNLSETYYNEHTKRRETFIDKYDYYTQIAIYAEILRQNLGMTTYLEPYLLVVDKQEVPDHAIIDVGTSFIEEKLEEIKGRLPRIMAVRNLVEEPIGCGKCDYCRSKKKAKIITLNQYAESLGL; this comes from the coding sequence ATGGAGCTAAATAGAAAAAATTACTTTAGTAAAGAAGCCGAATCTGCATTCATGGGTAGTAGCAGCTTTAAAGCGTGGGATATTCTCCACGCTGGAGGCTGTGAAGCTAGAGAATTAGCCAAGCATAATGGGGAGTGGCAAGAAAAAGAGAATGATGCATATTTGCTTGGTAGCTATGTTCATGCTTGGAATGAAGGAAACTTGAAGGAATTTATTATTGAGCACCCTGAAATGTTTAAGAAAGATGGCTCAATTTACGCTAAATTTGCACTAGGAGACGTTATGATTAATACCCTTAAGAATGATGCACTGGTAGAAAGATTTCGTGATGGAGCTGAAAAGGAACGTATTTTTACAGGTAAAATCAGTGGTATTCCTTTCAAAATTCAAATAGATATTCTTAATATCGAAAAAGGTTACTTTGCTGATATTAAGACAACAAAGAACCTGTCAGAGACTTACTATAATGAGCATACAAAGCGCAGAGAAACCTTTATTGATAAGTATGACTATTACACACAAATAGCCATATACGCTGAAATACTACGTCAAAATCTAGGAATGACTACATACTTAGAACCTTATTTGCTCGTAGTAGATAAGCAAGAGGTTCCAGATCATGCAATTATTGATGTGGGTACCAGCTTTATTGAAGAAAAGTTAGAAGAAATTAAAGGCAGATTACCACGTATCATGGCTGTAAGGAATCTAGTTGAAGAACCTATTGGATGTGGTAAATGTGATTATTGCAGAAGCAAAAAGAAAGCTAAAATAATCACTTTAAATCAATATGCTGAATCACTTGGATTATAG
- a CDS encoding DNA polymerase III subunit beta family protein, whose protein sequence is MAVKLPVSSFKKMIDSCKRVTAKNDARPDLRNINIDVTGNKLRIWALDGYRIEINEMFVQDEDNFKASFESIYVPTNEQEVQISIVDEQLEITYIPSGLRMYIPQDNKDKVFNIDGFIEGQKEKDFKISFKKQFLEDALKKQVKMIS, encoded by the coding sequence ATGGCTGTTAAATTACCAGTTAGTTCTTTTAAGAAAATGATTGATAGTTGTAAAAGAGTTACAGCTAAAAATGATGCAAGACCTGATTTAAGGAATATCAACATAGATGTAACAGGCAATAAGCTTAGAATATGGGCGCTAGATGGTTATAGAATCGAGATTAATGAAATGTTCGTACAGGATGAAGATAATTTTAAAGCAAGTTTTGAAAGCATTTATGTACCTACAAATGAACAAGAAGTTCAAATAAGTATAGTAGATGAGCAACTAGAAATAACATATATACCTAGTGGGCTAAGAATGTATATTCCACAAGACAATAAAGACAAAGTATTTAATATTGATGGATTTATTGAAGGGCAAAAAGAGAAAGACTTTAAGATATCATTTAAAAAACAGTTTCTAGAAGATGCATTAAAAAAGCAGGTAAAAATGATAAGTTGA
- a CDS encoding YopX family protein: MREIKFRGYNKEFDGDQFVYGETILFQEYKQQWVMLIENELGEQWVDIKEPQQYTGLEDKNGKEIYEGDIVKVKDNYIPGEVNIDINGEVKFKDASFCISGSGITRYRWCDYEIEVIGNIYENLDLLD; the protein is encoded by the coding sequence ATGAGAGAGATTAAGTTTAGAGGATATAACAAGGAATTTGATGGAGATCAATTTGTATATGGTGAAACAATATTGTTCCAGGAATATAAGCAACAATGGGTAATGCTAATAGAAAATGAACTAGGTGAACAATGGGTTGACATTAAAGAACCACAACAGTACACAGGCCTAGAGGACAAGAACGGTAAGGAAATTTATGAGGGCGACATAGTTAAAGTAAAAGATAATTATATACCTGGAGAAGTTAATATTGATATAAATGGTGAAGTTAAATTTAAAGACGCTAGTTTTTGTATTTCAGGTAGTGGAATTACTAGATATAGATGGTGTGATTATGAGATTGAAGTAATCGGTAATATCTATGAAAATCTAGACTTATTAGATTAA
- a CDS encoding phage antirepressor Ant, whose protein sequence is MNYQMSSALAQGGMTEVVLVGSDSNDVRITSVKLVEMINTFRAEEGNTTEKQHNHLMRDIKLEIEVLEKAGIGQSNFGLASYNDAQGKERPCYSLNKAGVLQMLNKESAVVRYKTVQYIEKLEKENKTLKKDSYMIDDPVERAKAWIKEQEEKKVIELENAKNRKLLEEQEPKIAFANAITASKNAILVRELARLISQNGIKIGERSLYAWLRENGYVEKNSTKATQKAINLKVLELVERTSPDKEGNFHTNFTTYVTPKGQAYFIVKFLERKEMEE, encoded by the coding sequence ATGAATTATCAAATGAGTAGTGCATTAGCACAAGGAGGCATGACAGAAGTTGTTTTAGTTGGTTCAGATAGCAACGATGTAAGAATTACTAGCGTTAAGTTAGTAGAAATGATTAACACATTTAGAGCAGAAGAAGGAAATACAACAGAGAAACAACATAATCACTTAATGAGAGATATAAAACTTGAAATCGAAGTTTTAGAAAAAGCCGGAATAGGTCAATCCAATTTTGGACTCGCCTCATATAATGATGCACAAGGTAAAGAAAGACCATGTTATTCACTAAACAAAGCCGGTGTCTTGCAGATGTTAAATAAAGAATCAGCAGTAGTTAGATATAAGACCGTACAGTACATAGAGAAGCTAGAGAAAGAAAACAAAACACTTAAGAAAGACTCATATATGATTGATGATCCGGTGGAACGTGCTAAGGCATGGATTAAAGAACAAGAGGAGAAAAAGGTTATTGAGCTTGAAAATGCTAAAAATAGAAAGTTGCTAGAAGAACAAGAACCGAAAATAGCCTTTGCAAATGCCATAACAGCTTCTAAGAACGCTATATTAGTTCGTGAGCTTGCTAGGTTAATATCTCAAAACGGTATCAAAATAGGCGAAAGAAGTTTGTATGCGTGGCTAAGAGAAAATGGTTACGTTGAAAAAAATTCTACTAAGGCTACTCAAAAAGCTATCAATTTAAAGGTTTTGGAGCTAGTAGAGAGAACTAGTCCAGATAAAGAAGGAAACTTCCATACTAACTTTACTACCTATGTTACACCAAAAGGACAAGCTTACTTTATAGTTAAATTTTTAGAAAGAAAAGAAATGGAGGAATGA
- a CDS encoding sporulation transcriptional regulator SpoIIID, with amino-acid sequence MKVYIEERCKEIAKYIIKTRCTCKDCARKFGISETTVHQDMRKRLPKIDNKLYLQVSNILDLNKAEAFLRGGLATKEKYEINKI; translated from the coding sequence GTGAAAGTATATATAGAAGAAAGATGCAAAGAAATAGCTAAGTATATCATTAAAACTAGATGCACTTGCAAAGATTGTGCTAGGAAGTTTGGGATAAGTGAAACAACCGTACATCAAGATATGAGAAAAAGGCTACCTAAAATTGATAATAAACTATATTTGCAAGTAAGTAACATATTAGATTTAAATAAAGCAGAGGCATTTCTGAGAGGTGGATTAGCCACAAAAGAAAAGTATGAAATAAATAAAATATAA
- a CDS encoding DNA cytosine methyltransferase, whose protein sequence is MKRNIILSLFDLTGNWSRPYRENGFEVIQVELQMGIDILDWKYQLIPKERVYGILAACPCTDFSLSGARHFARKDADGTTEKSIELVKKTIEIVEYFKPKFWVIENPMSRIHKLNPELGEVKFKFNPCDFAGYLEGEEQDENRYNKMTWLWGEFNTPATKRIEPFFKESPMWTRTSATGKKFRNANDRSATPMGFAWAFYEANH, encoded by the coding sequence ATGAAAAGAAATATTATTTTAAGCTTATTTGATTTAACAGGTAATTGGTCAAGACCATATAGAGAAAATGGATTTGAGGTTATTCAAGTAGAGTTGCAAATGGGTATAGATATTCTTGATTGGAAGTACCAACTCATACCCAAAGAAAGAGTGTATGGTATTTTAGCAGCTTGTCCCTGTACAGATTTCTCGTTAAGTGGAGCAAGGCATTTCGCTAGAAAAGATGCAGATGGGACTACAGAAAAAAGCATTGAATTAGTGAAGAAAACAATTGAGATAGTAGAATACTTTAAGCCTAAGTTTTGGGTTATAGAAAACCCAATGAGTAGGATACACAAACTTAACCCAGAGCTAGGAGAGGTTAAATTCAAATTCAATCCATGTGATTTTGCAGGATATTTAGAAGGCGAAGAACAAGATGAAAATAGATACAATAAAATGACATGGCTTTGGGGTGAGTTTAATACACCAGCAACTAAAAGAATTGAACCATTTTTTAAAGAATCTCCGATGTGGACAAGAACCAGTGCTACAGGCAAGAAATTTAGAAATGCAAATGACAGATCAGCTACTCCTATGGGTTTTGCCTGGGCATTTTATGAAGCAAATCATTAA
- a CDS encoding ATP-binding protein, producing the protein MSNTKAKSTEHYEFMEEQQQTSSLKMKNSPSNCPKCKGMGWILDVGTNTASKCVCYEEMVQSNRLKFAMIPDEFKNLTVNSFDTSIYSNNQKEIAIRAKRIVGGYINNFEEMQQQGKGLFFFSKSRGSGKTRLAVSTGNALIMHKSQRVRFITTLDLLSKIKETYSNSDEYTEQSLLNEFYEIPVLILDDIGTENVSPWVTEIFFKLLDTRMTYRRITIITSNLSIEDLKHDERIKSRLRRMTITIDMPNEDIRRKLGTEENNDLINRLIGGL; encoded by the coding sequence ATGTCGAATACGAAAGCGAAATCGACAGAGCATTACGAGTTTATGGAAGAACAACAGCAGACCTCAAGCTTGAAGATGAAAAACTCCCCTTCTAATTGTCCTAAATGTAAAGGTATGGGATGGATATTAGATGTAGGAACAAATACAGCAAGTAAATGTGTATGTTATGAAGAAATGGTACAAAGCAATAGATTGAAGTTTGCAATGATACCAGATGAATTTAAAAACTTAACTGTAAATAGTTTTGATACTTCTATCTATTCAAATAATCAAAAAGAAATAGCAATAAGGGCCAAAAGAATAGTAGGTGGATACATAAATAATTTTGAGGAAATGCAACAACAAGGAAAGGGACTATTCTTTTTTAGCAAGTCAAGAGGAAGTGGTAAGACAAGGCTTGCAGTAAGTACAGGTAATGCATTAATAATGCATAAGAGTCAAAGAGTGAGGTTTATTACAACATTAGATCTATTAAGCAAAATAAAAGAAACTTATAGCAATAGTGATGAATATACAGAACAATCATTACTTAATGAGTTTTATGAGATACCAGTATTGATATTAGATGATATTGGAACTGAGAATGTATCACCATGGGTTACAGAAATATTCTTTAAACTACTAGATACTAGAATGACATATCGAAGAATCACAATTATAACTTCTAACCTAAGCATTGAAGATCTCAAGCATGATGAACGTATTAAAAGCAGGCTTAGGAGAATGACAATAACAATAGATATGCCAAATGAGGATATAAGAAGAAAGTTGGGGACAGAAGAAAATAACGATTTAATCAATAGACTGATTGGAGGATTATGA
- a CDS encoding helix-turn-helix domain-containing protein has translation MSLYTRIKERREALGLSQDELALKLNYKSRSTIAKIESGANDIPQSKIKAFAEALNTTTSYLMGWDSEEEQLPTITEKEKELLTNYNKLNDLGKDEAVKRVSELTELPKYCNVVELPNKKDVKEDKSYLEPFAAHNDYADNEEELALIREDEKLFDTFD, from the coding sequence ATGAGCCTTTATACACGAATAAAGGAAAGAAGAGAAGCTTTGGGCTTATCTCAAGATGAATTAGCATTGAAATTAAATTATAAGTCACGTTCAACTATTGCAAAAATAGAATCAGGTGCAAATGACATACCGCAATCAAAAATAAAGGCATTTGCAGAAGCATTGAATACTACTACATCTTATTTAATGGGATGGGATAGTGAAGAAGAACAACTTCCAACTATTACAGAAAAAGAAAAGGAACTGCTTACTAACTACAATAAATTAAATGATTTAGGGAAGGATGAAGCTGTCAAGCGTGTATCTGAATTAACTGAACTACCTAAATACTGCAACGTAGTTGAATTACCTAATAAGAAAGATGTTAAAGAAGATAAAAGTTATTTAGAGCCTTTCGCTGCTCATAATGATTATGCTGATAATGAAGAAGAACTTGCACTCATAAGAGAAGATGAAAAGCTATTTGATACATTTGACTAG
- a CDS encoding RusA family crossover junction endodeoxyribonuclease: MAIRFTVPGEPKGKARPRIYSQGGKSHAMTPQDTLSYESLVKWVFTNTMEARKLQGEIEAKIVAMYPIPKSMTKKNRQLIDEGKLHPTKKPDLDNVAKIILDSLNKVAFDDDSQVTRLIVEKHFSDNPRVEVTLTERFEKK; encoded by the coding sequence ATGGCAATAAGATTTACAGTACCAGGAGAACCAAAAGGTAAGGCGAGGCCACGTATTTATAGTCAAGGTGGAAAGAGCCATGCTATGACTCCGCAGGATACGCTGAGTTACGAAAGTTTAGTTAAATGGGTATTTACTAACACCATGGAGGCAAGAAAGCTACAAGGAGAGATTGAGGCTAAGATAGTGGCAATGTACCCAATACCTAAGTCTATGACTAAGAAGAATAGGCAATTGATTGATGAAGGTAAACTCCATCCAACCAAGAAGCCTGATCTAGATAATGTAGCCAAGATTATTTTAGATAGCTTAAATAAGGTGGCTTTTGATGATGATAGTCAAGTTACTAGATTAATAGTTGAAAAGCATTTTAGTGATAATCCACGAGTCGAAGTAACACTAACTGAACGTTTTGAAAAAAAGTAG
- a CDS encoding AAA family ATPase, whose product MKIKRLAIKNYVGVKELEWSPKAGVNVLKGVKASGKTSILEAIETAFTNLKRRSEVVRHGEDEATLYVETDEGLEIDRRIRTEKSDYMKLRQEGKAINSTESELRKLISGDIFRPLDFVNMSIKEQTAIILNMIEIDWSVDDIIQWFGDEPDGINFDKHILQVLKDIEVKYYKEREEVNRQIMTLKVQCESIKKELPGNYDGEEWREKNIQEYYNKISEAQSINNLIDKAKALQEGIENKIAAINADADSQKSRINLKYKEEEADLKDVIDLAKKKIVDASNYIASAEQRKENERFKLDEAKKQEIADIEEKYNAMFNQISSEVDAEVEEKKSLIEIQNNKISVNESKIEGLSDKKEIEIKAVDEQTVQRIETEKTRVGNAAEYLAENTVIDIEPLQEEADKVAEMQSYLREWDRLQDIINGSLREKQEYSDSLTQKIKVAREKPSDLLKTHALPIEGISVDEKGNIRIGGTLLDGLSDGEKLEVAFKVALQRMGELRVMCIDGFEKLNESEQEKVTKICEENDIQAFVTVVAEKELEVM is encoded by the coding sequence ATGAAGATTAAGAGATTAGCAATAAAGAATTATGTAGGTGTTAAAGAGTTAGAATGGAGCCCTAAAGCAGGTGTTAACGTACTTAAAGGAGTAAAAGCAAGCGGTAAAACAAGTATCTTGGAAGCTATTGAAACAGCCTTCACAAACCTTAAGCGTAGAAGTGAAGTTGTAAGGCATGGTGAGGATGAAGCTACTCTTTATGTAGAAACAGACGAAGGTTTAGAGATTGATAGACGTATTAGAACTGAAAAAAGCGACTATATGAAGCTTAGGCAAGAGGGTAAAGCAATCAATTCTACAGAATCAGAGCTTAGAAAGCTTATTTCAGGTGATATTTTTAGACCTCTTGACTTTGTAAACATGAGCATTAAGGAACAGACGGCCATTATTTTAAATATGATTGAAATTGATTGGTCCGTGGATGACATTATTCAGTGGTTCGGTGATGAACCGGATGGTATTAACTTTGACAAGCATATCTTGCAGGTACTTAAGGATATTGAAGTTAAGTATTACAAGGAACGTGAGGAAGTAAATAGACAGATCATGACCTTAAAGGTGCAATGTGAGAGCATTAAAAAAGAACTCCCAGGTAATTATGACGGTGAAGAGTGGAGAGAAAAGAACATTCAAGAGTATTACAACAAGATTAGTGAAGCTCAAAGTATCAATAACCTAATTGATAAAGCCAAGGCTTTGCAAGAAGGAATTGAAAATAAGATAGCTGCCATTAATGCAGATGCAGATAGCCAGAAGTCTAGAATTAACTTGAAATACAAAGAAGAAGAAGCTGATCTTAAAGATGTTATTGATTTAGCTAAGAAGAAGATTGTAGATGCATCGAATTACATAGCCAGTGCTGAGCAAAGAAAAGAGAATGAAAGATTTAAATTAGATGAAGCTAAAAAGCAAGAGATAGCTGATATTGAAGAAAAATATAATGCTATGTTCAATCAAATTTCTAGCGAAGTGGATGCAGAAGTAGAAGAAAAGAAATCACTAATTGAAATCCAAAATAATAAGATTTCAGTTAATGAGTCTAAGATTGAAGGCCTTTCAGATAAGAAAGAAATTGAAATTAAGGCAGTTGATGAACAAACAGTGCAAAGAATTGAAACTGAAAAGACAAGGGTTGGTAATGCAGCTGAGTATCTTGCTGAAAATACAGTAATTGATATTGAACCATTGCAGGAAGAGGCTGATAAAGTGGCTGAAATGCAAAGCTATCTTAGAGAATGGGACAGGCTACAAGATATTATTAATGGCAGTTTAAGAGAGAAACAAGAGTATAGTGATAGCCTTACTCAAAAGATTAAGGTTGCTAGAGAAAAGCCTTCTGATTTACTTAAAACTCATGCCTTACCAATTGAAGGAATTAGTGTTGATGAAAAAGGAAACATCAGAATTGGTGGCACTCTATTAGATGGTTTAAGTGATGGTGAAAAGCTAGAGGTTGCTTTCAAGGTGGCATTACAACGCATGGGAGAACTACGAGTAATGTGTATAGATGGATTTGAAAAGCTTAATGAATCGGAGCAAGAAAAAGTAACTAAGATTTGTGAAGAAAATGATATTCAAGCATTTGTAACAGTTGTTGCAGAAAAAGAATTGGAGGTTATGTAA